Proteins found in one Tsukamurella paurometabola DSM 20162 genomic segment:
- a CDS encoding carbon-nitrogen hydrolase family protein, whose translation MTVTVGMYQGPFGTGPHADVTRNVAAIEDAAVRASASGAQLLVTPELSITGYDIGSAAVALARPRGGEYHGAIAAVARRAGITIVFGYPERDGDAVYNASAAIAPDGTELAHYRKTHLFGELDREVFSPGQDLTVTFPFEGFTCGLLTCYDVEFPEAVRAHADAGTDLLLVPTGLMEPFGVVAELLVPARAYESQVYIAYTNHCGREKTLEYCGLSTAANPDGSVAARAGRGEALELFTADAAVLAESRTVNTHLRDRRTDLYAPRKGPAR comes from the coding sequence ATGACGGTGACCGTCGGGATGTATCAGGGGCCCTTCGGAACCGGCCCGCACGCCGACGTCACCCGCAATGTGGCGGCGATCGAGGACGCCGCTGTCCGTGCCTCTGCGAGCGGGGCGCAACTGCTGGTGACCCCCGAACTATCGATCACCGGCTACGACATCGGTTCCGCCGCCGTCGCGCTGGCCCGCCCCCGCGGCGGGGAGTACCACGGCGCGATCGCCGCGGTGGCGCGCCGTGCAGGTATCACCATCGTCTTCGGCTATCCCGAGCGCGACGGCGATGCCGTGTACAACGCCTCCGCGGCGATCGCCCCCGATGGCACCGAACTCGCCCATTACCGCAAGACCCACCTCTTCGGCGAGCTGGATCGTGAGGTCTTCAGTCCTGGGCAGGACCTCACCGTCACCTTCCCCTTCGAGGGATTCACATGCGGCCTACTCACCTGTTACGACGTCGAGTTCCCCGAGGCGGTCCGGGCGCACGCCGATGCGGGCACCGATCTGCTGCTGGTTCCCACCGGCCTGATGGAACCCTTCGGCGTAGTGGCAGAGCTGCTGGTACCCGCGCGGGCGTACGAGAGCCAGGTGTACATCGCCTATACCAACCACTGCGGCCGCGAAAAGACACTGGAATACTGCGGTCTCAGCACCGCCGCGAATCCGGACGGCAGCGTCGCCGCCCGGGCAGGTCGCGGCGAGGCACTGGAACTGTTCACCGCGGACGCCGCAGTCCTCGCGGAGTCCCGCACCGTCAACACCCACCTGCGCGACCGGCGCACCGACCTGTACGCCCCCCGGAAAGGACCCGCCCGGTGA
- a CDS encoding amino acid permease has product MTMFDALIARKPVDRILIDSAAEHGDGPTLKRSMGLGHLTALSIGASLGTGIFVILGEATPEAGPAVIVAFILAAVTALFSALSYAELAGTIPVSGSSYSYAYATIGEFFAWVCGWCLLLEYGVSIAAVAVGWGQYINELSRTLFDVELPTALTAPPGDGGVVNIPAMVIVALACVILMGGATESARLNTAMVILKVCVLVFFCAIAFTAFKSSNLSPFMPFGVGGMTAAAAMVFFSYIGFDAASTAGNEAKNPRRDLPRAIILSLAIITVLYCLVALAAVGAMPWQEFGGTEASLAKVLTDVTQSTWPAVVLSIGAVVAIASVVLAVMYGQTRILYTMGKDGLVPSVFAKVNARTRVPVRNILIVGTIVALLAGLVPLGELANATSIGSLFAFALVNIGVIVLRNTRPDLDRTFTTPLTIRFQYDGRTVYLPLVPVLGVVFCTLLMFQMKAPTWIAFALWTMLGLGVYFAYGYRNSRMRDSENAA; this is encoded by the coding sequence ATGACGATGTTCGATGCACTCATCGCGCGCAAACCTGTCGACCGCATCCTGATCGACAGCGCCGCCGAACACGGGGACGGCCCCACGCTCAAGCGGTCGATGGGCCTGGGACACCTCACAGCCCTTTCGATCGGCGCCTCCCTGGGCACCGGCATCTTCGTGATTCTGGGTGAGGCGACGCCCGAGGCCGGTCCGGCGGTGATCGTCGCTTTCATCCTCGCCGCCGTGACCGCCCTGTTCTCCGCGCTGTCCTATGCCGAGCTGGCCGGCACGATCCCGGTCTCGGGCAGCTCGTACTCCTACGCCTACGCCACTATCGGTGAGTTCTTCGCGTGGGTATGCGGGTGGTGCCTGCTCCTGGAGTACGGCGTCTCCATCGCCGCCGTCGCGGTCGGCTGGGGCCAGTACATCAACGAGTTGTCGCGGACCCTGTTCGATGTGGAGCTGCCCACCGCGCTCACCGCACCCCCGGGCGACGGCGGCGTGGTGAACATCCCCGCCATGGTGATCGTGGCACTGGCCTGCGTGATCCTGATGGGCGGCGCCACCGAGAGCGCGCGACTCAACACCGCGATGGTGATCCTCAAGGTGTGCGTGCTGGTGTTCTTCTGCGCCATCGCCTTCACCGCGTTCAAGTCGAGCAACCTCAGCCCGTTCATGCCCTTCGGTGTCGGCGGGATGACCGCGGCCGCGGCGATGGTCTTCTTCTCCTACATCGGATTCGACGCCGCTTCCACAGCCGGCAACGAGGCCAAGAACCCGCGGCGCGACCTGCCCCGCGCGATCATCCTCTCGCTCGCCATCATCACTGTGCTGTACTGCCTCGTGGCCCTCGCCGCCGTCGGCGCCATGCCATGGCAGGAGTTCGGTGGCACCGAGGCCTCCCTCGCCAAGGTCCTCACGGATGTCACGCAGAGCACCTGGCCGGCGGTCGTCCTCTCGATCGGCGCCGTCGTCGCCATCGCGAGCGTGGTGCTCGCCGTCATGTACGGCCAGACCCGGATCCTGTACACCATGGGCAAGGACGGCCTGGTTCCGTCGGTGTTCGCGAAAGTCAACGCCCGCACGCGAGTTCCGGTACGCAACATCCTCATCGTCGGCACGATCGTCGCGCTGCTCGCCGGTCTGGTTCCCCTGGGCGAGCTGGCCAACGCTACCTCGATCGGTTCGCTGTTCGCCTTCGCGCTGGTCAATATCGGCGTGATCGTGCTGCGCAATACTCGCCCCGATCTCGACCGCACGTTCACCACGCCGTTGACGATCCGTTTCCAGTACGACGGCCGGACGGTCTACCTGCCGCTCGTCCCGGTGCTCGGCGTCGTCTTCTGCACGCTTCTCATGTTCCAGATGAAGGCACCCACCTGGATCGCCTTCGCGCTGTGGACCATGCTCGGTCTCGGCGTTTACTTCGCCTACGGCTACCGGAATTCGAGGATGCGAGACAGCGAGAACGCCGCATGA